A genomic segment from Janthinobacterium sp. 64 encodes:
- a CDS encoding winged helix-turn-helix transcriptional regulator, producing MKHTNFNNLPCPIARSLGKVGEWWSILILREAFYGKTRFDEFEKSLKIAPTILTRRLADLVEGGLMTRRLYCAKPPRYDYVLTKSGRAFKPVLLAFIAWGNENFAPEGASLVIASRDTGLAADPVLVDAMTGLPINDEYYAFAPGPAASDSMRSIILDAEKSSGIAPKPKPAPANRGWVAEGHLA from the coding sequence ATGAAACATACCAACTTTAATAATTTGCCTTGCCCGATTGCCCGCAGCCTGGGCAAGGTGGGCGAATGGTGGAGCATCCTCATCCTGCGCGAAGCGTTTTATGGCAAGACGCGCTTCGACGAATTTGAAAAAAGTCTCAAGATCGCCCCTACCATCCTGACGCGCCGCCTGGCCGACCTGGTGGAAGGCGGCTTGATGACGCGCCGCCTGTACTGCGCCAAGCCGCCCCGCTACGACTATGTGCTGACCAAGTCCGGGCGCGCCTTCAAGCCCGTCTTGCTGGCGTTTATTGCCTGGGGTAATGAAAACTTCGCCCCGGAAGGCGCCAGCCTCGTCATCGCCAGCCGCGACACGGGCCTGGCTGCCGATCCCGTGCTGGTCGACGCCATGACGGGCTTGCCCATCAATGATGAGTACTACGCGTTCGCGCCGGGGCCGGCCGCCAGCGACAGCATGCGCAGCATCATCCTCGATGCGGAAAAAAGCAGCGGCATCGCACCCAAACCGAAGCCAGCGCCAGCCAACCGGGGCTGGGTGGCGGAAGGGCATCTGGCCTGA
- a CDS encoding CHRD domain-containing protein: protein MNTLQQHVRRAASVLALATLLGACSHGPHHPGGHDVTLTGAQEVPANTSTASGNSSIRVAHDRSVSGGVRYTDMLATIAHIHEAPAGANGPVIVPLVKTAEGMFAVPAGTLLTPSQHASYQAGNLYVNVHSAAYPAGEIRAQLKP from the coding sequence ATGAACACATTGCAACAACACGTACGCCGCGCCGCCAGCGTGCTGGCGCTGGCCACCTTGCTCGGTGCCTGTTCCCACGGCCCGCACCACCCGGGCGGCCATGACGTCACCTTGACGGGCGCGCAGGAAGTGCCGGCCAATACCAGCACGGCCAGCGGCAACAGCAGCATCCGCGTCGCCCACGACCGCAGTGTCAGCGGCGGCGTGCGCTACACGGACATGCTGGCGACCATCGCGCATATCCATGAAGCGCCAGCGGGCGCCAACGGCCCCGTCATCGTGCCGCTGGTGAAAACGGCCGAAGGCATGTTTGCCGTACCGGCCGGCACCCTGCTCACGCCGTCCCAGCATGCGAGCTACCAGGCCGGCAACCTGTACGTGAACGTGCACAGCGCAGCCTACCCGGCCGGCGAGATCCGCGCCCAGCTCAAGCCATAG
- a CDS encoding AEC family transporter, with protein MLTILAITFPFFALVLCGYLAVRRALLPLAAIGGLNSFVLYFALPCMLYRFGAATPIAQLLDASVFGVYLLCALIMVGVTMAMTLSHRIDWNNAAFGALVAAFPNTGFMGVPLLLTLLGPRSSGPVIVTIVVDLLITSSLCIALSRIGSGGAHGSRTAVVNAMKGMAGNPMPWAIVLGALASWLALALPKPLMQTVGLLADAASPVALFTIGAVLARSQMSTSDPAPMKEYVPVALKKLLLHPLLVWGIGHAAIALGAPLDPFALTCMVLVACLPSASNVSLLSERFGANTARIARIILVSTALSFLTFSAAVSWLA; from the coding sequence ATGCTGACCATCCTCGCCATCACCTTTCCGTTCTTCGCCCTGGTGCTGTGCGGCTACCTGGCCGTGCGGCGCGCGCTGCTGCCGCTGGCCGCCATCGGCGGCTTGAACAGTTTTGTCCTGTACTTCGCGCTGCCGTGCATGCTGTACCGCTTCGGCGCCGCCACGCCCATCGCGCAGCTGCTCGACGCCAGCGTGTTCGGCGTCTACCTGCTATGCGCGCTGATCATGGTGGGCGTCACCATGGCCATGACGCTGAGCCACCGCATCGACTGGAACAACGCCGCCTTCGGCGCGCTGGTGGCGGCCTTCCCGAACACGGGTTTCATGGGCGTGCCCCTGCTATTGACCTTGCTCGGGCCCCGTTCCTCGGGTCCCGTCATCGTCACCATCGTCGTCGACTTGCTCATTACCAGCTCGCTGTGCATCGCCCTGTCGCGCATCGGCAGCGGCGGCGCGCACGGCAGCCGCACGGCCGTCGTCAACGCCATGAAGGGCATGGCGGGCAACCCCATGCCATGGGCGATCGTGCTCGGTGCCTTGGCGTCGTGGCTGGCACTGGCCTTGCCCAAGCCATTGATGCAGACGGTGGGCCTGCTGGCCGACGCTGCCTCGCCGGTCGCCCTGTTTACCATCGGCGCCGTGCTGGCCCGTTCGCAGATGAGCACCAGCGACCCGGCGCCGATGAAAGAATATGTACCCGTGGCGCTGAAAAAACTGCTGCTGCATCCGCTGCTGGTATGGGGCATCGGCCACGCGGCCATCGCGCTGGGCGCGCCGCTCGATCCGTTCGCGCTGACCTGCATGGTGCTGGTCGCTTGCCTGCCCAGCGCCAGCAACGTCTCGCTGCTGTCGGAACGCTTCGGGGCGAACACGGCGCGCATCGCCCGCATTATCCTGGTGTCGACGGCGCTGTCGTTTTTGACGTTTTCGGCGGCCGTCAGCTGGCTGGCGTGA
- a CDS encoding FMN-binding negative transcriptional regulator, which translates to MYTPATFREERLDVLHGLIDAHPLGALVRQSADGLCADHLPFEIAAPTADAPFGILRAHVARANPLWRAAGADCMVIFQGPHAYITPAWYAEKQRSGKEVPTFNYAVVHAHGPLRAIDDAAWLLGLVERLTARHEAEQAAPWRVSDAPAGYIEKLLKAIVGIEIPLTRLTGKWKLGQNRTQKDQATMARELTAGTQPGAAQALGALIAANVTPAS; encoded by the coding sequence ATGTACACGCCCGCCACCTTCCGCGAAGAGCGCCTCGACGTGCTGCATGGCCTGATCGACGCGCATCCGCTGGGCGCGCTGGTGCGCCAGAGCGCCGATGGCCTGTGCGCCGACCATTTGCCATTCGAGATCGCCGCACCCACGGCTGACGCCCCATTCGGCATCCTGCGCGCCCATGTGGCGCGCGCCAACCCGCTGTGGCGCGCCGCAGGTGCCGACTGCATGGTGATCTTCCAGGGACCGCACGCCTACATCACGCCCGCCTGGTATGCGGAAAAGCAGCGCAGCGGCAAGGAAGTACCCACCTTCAACTACGCGGTGGTGCACGCGCACGGCCCCCTGCGCGCCATCGACGACGCGGCATGGCTGCTGGGATTGGTGGAGCGGCTGACGGCGCGCCATGAGGCAGAGCAAGCCGCGCCGTGGCGGGTGAGCGATGCGCCGGCCGGCTATATCGAGAAACTCCTGAAAGCCATCGTCGGCATCGAAATCCCGCTCACGCGCCTCACGGGAAAATGGAAGCTGGGGCAGAACCGCACGCAGAAAGATCAGGCCACGATGGCGCGCGAACTGACCGCCGGCACCCAGCCCGGCGCGGCGCAGGCGCTGGGCGCGCTGATCGCCGCCAACGTCACGCCAGCCAGCTGA
- a CDS encoding OsmC family protein: MHQFFATVAWQRDGQDFAGQRYSRGHEWQFDGGLTVPASSSPLSVPLPMSVEANIDPEEALVAATSSCHMLFFLSLAAQRGVVIDDYRDDAVGELGKNAQGRLAMTRIVLRPRIAFAGTPPSPEALAALHHDAHERCYIANSLTADVVVEGVA; this comes from the coding sequence ATGCATCAGTTTTTCGCCACCGTGGCCTGGCAGCGCGACGGCCAGGATTTCGCCGGCCAGCGCTACAGCCGCGGCCATGAATGGCAATTCGACGGCGGCCTGACGGTACCCGCCTCGTCGTCGCCCCTGTCCGTGCCGCTGCCCATGTCGGTGGAAGCAAATATCGATCCGGAAGAAGCGCTGGTGGCGGCCACGTCGAGCTGCCACATGCTGTTCTTCCTGTCGCTGGCAGCGCAGCGCGGTGTCGTCATCGACGACTACCGCGACGACGCCGTCGGCGAGCTGGGGAAAAATGCGCAAGGCCGCCTGGCCATGACGCGCATCGTGCTGCGCCCGCGCATCGCGTTTGCGGGAACGCCGCCCTCGCCCGAGGCGCTGGCGGCCCTGCACCACGACGCGCATGAACGCTGCTACATCGCCAATTCGCTGACGGCCGACGTGGTCGTGGAAGGCGTCGCCTAG
- the pdxR gene encoding MocR-like pyridoxine biosynthesis transcription factor PdxR, giving the protein MPASHLHQIIAALPLQRGASEPLFRQLYAAIKAAILDGRMSPGVQLPPTREFCRLLAVSRQTVLNAYALLTAEGYLDGAVGRGTFVSRDVPLLAPVPAAAPGLLRPLSARGQGVVAAMRQVAFHRGPLRAFRVGMPRIDHFPFDVWNRLEARRWRRPDHHFGYSDPAGYLPLRELLCVYLKASRGVLCTPQQIVITSGSQQALFLLSTILLAPGDSAWMESPGYRGASGPLRAAGARVFPVPVDAQGLDVAYGVAHCPQAKLAYVTPSHQMPLGVSMSLPRRLALLAWAAHNKAWLVEDDYDSEYRYTGAPLASLQSLDRDGCVVYVGTLSKVLFPGLRLGYMVAPPALADALVQAKAVMDRHTAIVPQMALADFIAEGHFGRHIRRTRDSNAERRDLLVRGIARELGDQLACGPADSGLELCAYFRGGHDEETVSRAGLERGIELRPLGHYADPDAGAACATPPGLLLGFAAIPPDEMAHGLLELGRILRGR; this is encoded by the coding sequence ATGCCAGCTTCCCATTTGCACCAGATCATCGCCGCCTTGCCGCTGCAGCGCGGCGCCAGCGAGCCGCTGTTTCGCCAGCTGTATGCGGCCATCAAGGCCGCCATCCTCGATGGCCGCATGAGTCCCGGCGTGCAGCTGCCGCCCACGCGCGAATTTTGTCGTCTGCTGGCCGTGTCGCGCCAGACGGTGCTCAATGCGTATGCGCTGTTGACGGCGGAAGGCTATCTCGATGGCGCCGTGGGGCGCGGCACCTTTGTCAGTCGCGACGTTCCGCTGCTGGCGCCTGTCCCTGCTGCGGCGCCCGGCTTGCTGCGCCCCCTGTCTGCGCGCGGGCAGGGCGTGGTGGCGGCCATGCGCCAGGTGGCGTTCCACCGGGGGCCGCTGCGCGCTTTCCGCGTCGGCATGCCGCGCATCGACCATTTTCCGTTCGACGTGTGGAACCGCCTGGAAGCGCGGCGCTGGCGCCGGCCCGACCACCATTTCGGCTACAGCGATCCGGCCGGCTACCTGCCGCTGCGCGAGCTGCTGTGCGTGTATTTGAAAGCGTCGCGCGGCGTCCTGTGCACGCCGCAGCAGATCGTCATCACCTCCGGTTCGCAGCAGGCGCTGTTCCTGCTCTCGACTATTTTGCTGGCACCGGGCGACTCTGCCTGGATGGAGTCGCCCGGCTACCGGGGCGCCAGCGGCCCCTTGCGCGCGGCCGGCGCGCGCGTCTTTCCCGTTCCCGTCGATGCGCAGGGGCTGGACGTGGCGTATGGCGTGGCGCACTGTCCGCAGGCGAAGCTGGCCTATGTGACGCCGTCGCACCAGATGCCGCTGGGCGTGAGCATGAGTTTACCGCGCCGCCTGGCCTTGCTGGCCTGGGCCGCGCACAATAAAGCGTGGCTGGTGGAGGACGATTACGACAGCGAATACCGCTACACGGGCGCGCCGCTGGCGTCCCTGCAAAGCCTGGACCGCGATGGCTGCGTGGTGTACGTGGGTACCCTGTCAAAAGTGCTGTTCCCCGGCCTGCGCCTCGGTTACATGGTGGCGCCGCCCGCGCTGGCCGACGCGCTGGTGCAGGCCAAGGCCGTGATGGACCGCCACACGGCCATTGTGCCGCAGATGGCGCTGGCGGACTTCATCGCCGAGGGCCACTTTGGCCGGCATATCCGCCGCACGCGCGACAGCAATGCCGAGCGGCGCGACCTGCTGGTGCGCGGCATCGCGCGCGAACTGGGCGACCAGCTCGCGTGCGGCCCGGCCGACAGCGGCCTGGAACTGTGCGCGTATTTTCGCGGCGGCCACGATGAGGAAACGGTGTCGCGCGCGGGGCTGGAACGCGGTATCGAACTGCGCCCGCTGGGGCACTATGCCGACCCTGACGCCGGTGCCGCCTGCGCCACGCCGCCCGGGCTGTTGCTGGGTTTTGCGGCGATTCCCCCGGACGAGATGGCGCACGGCTTGCTGGAACTGGGACGCATCCTGCGCGGCCGATAA
- a CDS encoding DNA-3-methyladenine glycosylase I, whose product MNITRCSWANPANPRYLDYHDTEWGVPCHDERRLFEMLNLEGAQAGLSWETILNKRDTYRAAFDNWDAEKIAAYGPDKVAQLLADPGIVRNRLKVAAAITNAQAYLRLRAQGQTLDSFLWAYVDGQPIVNSWQPGEFPAKTALSDTLSKDLLKLGFKFVGSTIVYAYMQGIGMVNDHAPACFCRAGH is encoded by the coding sequence ATGAATATTACCCGCTGCTCCTGGGCCAACCCGGCCAATCCCCGCTACCTCGACTATCACGACACGGAGTGGGGCGTGCCTTGCCACGACGAGCGCCGGCTGTTCGAGATGCTGAACCTGGAAGGCGCGCAGGCTGGCCTGAGCTGGGAAACCATCCTGAATAAGCGCGACACTTACCGCGCCGCCTTTGACAACTGGGACGCGGAAAAGATCGCCGCGTATGGCCCGGACAAGGTGGCGCAGCTGCTGGCGGACCCCGGCATCGTGCGCAACCGCCTGAAGGTGGCCGCCGCCATCACGAACGCGCAAGCCTATTTGCGCCTGCGCGCGCAAGGCCAGACCCTGGACAGCTTTTTGTGGGCGTATGTCGATGGCCAGCCCATCGTCAACAGCTGGCAGCCGGGCGAATTCCCGGCCAAGACGGCCTTGTCCGACACATTGTCGAAAGACTTGCTCAAGCTGGGCTTCAAGTTCGTCGGCTCGACCATCGTCTACGCCTACATGCAGGGCATCGGCATGGTCAACGACCATGCGCCGGCCTGCTTTTGCCGCGCGGGGCATTGA
- the mnmC gene encoding FAD-dependent 5-carboxymethylaminomethyl-2-thiouridine(34) oxidoreductase MnmC, whose amino-acid sequence MRRALVLLDTDFDGARFGAACTVHGGRRLHYIALAPRPVDASHLPEQWRAQWPLCVPGLHRMVSHDGLVTLDVLIGEPDACLAQLSARVDEVLLAWVPAAMAVLARLMVDGGQLHAVHLDETQRAALQQTGFVFDESRLRAVFYARRAEYAAVTVPERRAIVIGAGVAGAAACERLAARGWKVTLIERHAQPASAASGNLAGIFMPLLSKDDNIATRLTRAAYLYSLRRWKDLGGIGTAIEGAQSGVLHLARDGAHAQVQRQIAASGLYPREFARWLEAPEASAMLGAPAPDGAWWFAQGGWARPSSVCAAMLDACGGLLTRRFSSSALRLERGDAEWLVRDADGALIAAAPNVILAAGTGAVDFEQAAGLPLDAVRGQVTHLAEGSLPSLPFVVCREAYMTPAYQGVMCVGATYAADADSSLRMDSQHDNIAKIADILGVTPFEAPLAGRTGFRCMAPDRLPLAGALPDPGVPGRCERLRDVPRWPGLFGLLGYASRGLIWAPLAAELLACQLEGEPLPLESQLAAALDPARFLLRERRRAY is encoded by the coding sequence ATGCGCCGCGCGCTGGTCCTGCTCGACACGGATTTTGACGGTGCCCGCTTTGGCGCAGCCTGTACGGTGCATGGCGGGCGGCGCCTGCATTACATCGCGCTGGCGCCGCGTCCCGTCGATGCCAGCCACTTGCCCGAGCAGTGGCGCGCACAGTGGCCGCTTTGCGTGCCGGGCTTGCACCGCATGGTCTCGCACGACGGCCTCGTCACGCTCGATGTACTGATCGGCGAGCCCGATGCCTGCCTGGCGCAATTGTCGGCGCGCGTCGATGAAGTGCTGCTGGCTTGGGTGCCCGCCGCCATGGCGGTGCTGGCGCGCCTGATGGTCGATGGCGGCCAGTTGCATGCGGTGCACCTGGACGAGACACAGCGTGCGGCGCTGCAACAGACTGGTTTTGTCTTCGACGAAAGCCGCTTGCGCGCCGTGTTTTATGCGCGGCGCGCAGAGTACGCGGCCGTCACCGTACCCGAGCGGCGCGCCATCGTCATCGGCGCGGGCGTGGCCGGCGCGGCCGCCTGCGAACGGCTGGCCGCGCGCGGCTGGAAGGTGACCCTGATCGAGCGCCACGCGCAGCCGGCCAGCGCAGCGTCGGGCAACCTGGCCGGCATCTTCATGCCGTTGCTGTCGAAGGACGACAACATCGCCACGCGCCTGACGCGCGCCGCCTATCTGTACTCGCTGCGCCGCTGGAAAGACCTGGGCGGCATCGGCACCGCCATCGAGGGCGCGCAAAGCGGCGTGCTGCACCTGGCGCGCGACGGCGCGCATGCGCAGGTGCAGCGGCAGATCGCCGCCAGCGGCCTGTATCCGCGCGAATTCGCCCGCTGGCTGGAAGCGCCCGAGGCGAGCGCCATGCTGGGCGCGCCGGCGCCCGATGGCGCCTGGTGGTTCGCACAGGGCGGCTGGGCACGTCCGTCTTCCGTCTGCGCGGCCATGCTGGACGCCTGCGGTGGCTTGCTCACGCGGCGCTTTTCCAGCAGCGCCCTGCGCCTGGAGCGTGGCGATGCGGAGTGGCTGGTGCGCGATGCGGACGGTGCCCTGATCGCGGCCGCGCCCAACGTCATCCTGGCGGCAGGCACGGGTGCCGTCGATTTCGAACAGGCGGCGGGTCTGCCACTGGACGCCGTGCGCGGCCAGGTCACGCACCTGGCCGAAGGCAGTCTGCCGTCGTTGCCGTTCGTCGTCTGCCGCGAAGCCTACATGACGCCGGCATACCAGGGCGTCATGTGTGTGGGCGCGACCTATGCTGCCGATGCGGACAGCAGCCTGCGCATGGATAGCCAGCACGACAATATCGCGAAGATCGCCGACATCCTTGGCGTGACCCCGTTCGAGGCGCCGCTGGCCGGGCGCACGGGCTTTCGCTGCATGGCGCCGGACCGCCTGCCGCTGGCGGGCGCCTTGCCCGACCCCGGCGTGCCAGGGCGCTGCGAGCGATTGCGCGACGTGCCGCGCTGGCCCGGCCTGTTTGGCTTGCTCGGTTACGCCTCGCGCGGCCTGATCTGGGCCCCGCTGGCGGCCGAACTGCTGGCGTGCCAGCTGGAGGGGGAGCCGCTGCCGCTGGAGAGTCAATTGGCCGCTGCGTTGGATCCTGCGCGGTTTTTATTACGAGAGCGCCGTAGAGCATATTGA
- a CDS encoding rhodanese-like domain-containing protein gives MAAAELIFDPRAAHGEAAFDEVLHLARSQAQAQGLPYAGIVSAQDAWQLVQAGKAVLVDVRTHEERTFVGYVPASLHVAWATGTSMHRNPRFTRELEAKAGGKDAVVVLLCRSGKRSALAAEAAAKAGFTHVFNIAQGFEGDLDAQQQRGHSGGWRWHALPWLQD, from the coding sequence ATGGCTGCTGCAGAACTGATTTTCGATCCCCGCGCCGCCCACGGCGAGGCGGCTTTTGACGAAGTGCTCCATCTCGCGCGCAGCCAGGCGCAGGCGCAGGGCTTGCCGTATGCGGGCATCGTCAGCGCGCAGGATGCATGGCAGCTGGTGCAGGCTGGCAAAGCCGTGCTGGTTGACGTGCGCACGCATGAAGAACGCACGTTCGTCGGCTACGTGCCCGCCTCGCTGCACGTGGCGTGGGCGACCGGCACGTCCATGCACCGCAATCCCCGCTTTACGCGCGAACTGGAAGCGAAGGCGGGCGGCAAGGATGCCGTCGTGGTGCTGCTGTGCCGCAGCGGCAAGCGCTCGGCCCTGGCCGCCGAAGCGGCCGCCAAGGCCGGTTTCACGCACGTCTTCAACATCGCGCAAGGCTTCGAGGGCGATCTCGACGCGCAGCAGCAGCGTGGCCACAGCGGTGGCTGGCGCTGGCATGCGCTGCCCTGGCTGCAAGATTAA
- the epsC gene encoding serine O-acetyltransferase EpsC, which yields MNQRAIPPASLAAQPQWELRQIVDELRAVRAQWREGLASNQECGARQFPSRQHLRDIINALCAALFPMRLGPLDLQQESEDFFVGHTLDTTLTGLHEQVRRELSYHARQHGLQQTVSIEQQALAIVQRFARALPRIRAQLDTDVAAAFHGDPAAHSVDEVLLCYPGILAIIHYRLAHTLHALGAPLVARIIAEVAHSQTGIDIHPGAIIGSSFFIDHGTGVVIGETAILGDRVRIYQAVTLGAKRFPAGADGMLKKGLARHPIVQDDVVIYAGATILGRVTIGQGSVIGGNVWLTRSVAPGSHVTQAHNQQEAPDLPESPAPSPPAFAHHR from the coding sequence ATGAACCAGCGAGCCATTCCCCCCGCCTCCCTTGCCGCGCAGCCGCAATGGGAACTGCGCCAGATCGTCGATGAATTGCGCGCCGTGCGCGCGCAGTGGCGCGAAGGGCTGGCCAGCAACCAGGAGTGCGGCGCGCGCCAATTCCCGTCGCGCCAGCATTTGCGCGACATCATCAACGCCTTGTGCGCGGCCCTGTTTCCGATGCGCCTCGGCCCCCTCGACCTGCAGCAGGAGAGCGAGGATTTCTTTGTCGGCCACACGCTCGACACGACCCTCACGGGCTTGCACGAACAGGTGCGGCGCGAACTCAGTTACCACGCGCGCCAGCATGGCTTGCAGCAGACGGTCTCCATCGAACAGCAGGCGCTGGCCATCGTGCAGCGCTTCGCCCGCGCGCTGCCGCGCATCCGCGCCCAGCTCGATACGGACGTAGCGGCCGCCTTCCATGGCGATCCGGCCGCGCACAGCGTCGATGAAGTGCTGCTGTGCTATCCGGGCATCCTGGCCATCATCCATTACCGCCTCGCGCACACCTTGCATGCACTGGGCGCGCCGCTGGTGGCGCGCATCATCGCCGAAGTGGCCCATTCGCAGACGGGCATCGACATCCATCCGGGCGCCATCATCGGCAGCAGCTTTTTCATCGACCATGGCACGGGCGTGGTGATCGGCGAGACGGCCATCCTCGGCGACAGGGTGCGCATTTACCAAGCCGTCACCCTGGGCGCCAAGCGCTTTCCCGCCGGTGCCGACGGCATGCTGAAAAAGGGACTGGCGCGCCATCCCATCGTGCAGGACGACGTGGTCATCTACGCGGGCGCGACGATCCTGGGGCGGGTCACCATCGGCCAGGGCTCCGTCATCGGCGGCAATGTCTGGCTGACCCGCAGCGTGGCGCCAGGCAGCCATGTCACGCAAGCGCACAACCAGCAGGAGGCGCCCGATTTGCCAGAGTCGCCGGCGCCATCGCCCCCCGCTTTTGCCCACCACCGATGA
- a CDS encoding helix-turn-helix domain-containing protein: MLIKQFGLAVRQLREGHGWSQERLAEAADLNRSFIGEIERGAATPSLLTVEKLAIALGVGLAGLMARCEPELVD, translated from the coding sequence ATGTTGATCAAACAGTTTGGACTGGCCGTGCGCCAGTTGCGCGAAGGGCATGGCTGGTCGCAGGAGCGCCTGGCCGAAGCGGCCGACTTGAACCGCTCCTTCATCGGCGAAATCGAGCGGGGCGCCGCCACGCCGTCGCTGCTGACGGTGGAAAAGCTGGCCATCGCGCTGGGCGTCGGCCTGGCGGGATTGATGGCCCGCTGCGAACCGGAGCTGGTGGATTAG
- a CDS encoding family 2A encapsulin nanocompartment shell protein: MTAATENQFALGDNAARQLANASKSVPQLSTITPRWLVHLLQWLPVEAGIYRLNRVKNPKDVRVACSQRDESELPQTFVDYDEQPREYFLNAVSTVLDVHTRVSDLYSSPHDQIKEQLRLTIETIKERQESELINNPDYGLLASVHDDQRIFTLTGAPTPDDLDELLTKVWKEPGFFLAHPLAIAAFGRECTRRGVPPPTVSLFGSQFLTWRGVPLVPSDKLPIEDGKTKIILLRAGEQRQGVIGLFQPGLAGEQSPGLSVRFMGINRHAISSYLISLYCSLAVLTDDALAVLEDVEIGKYHDYPDTYK, from the coding sequence ATGACAGCAGCAACAGAGAACCAGTTCGCGCTGGGCGATAACGCCGCGCGCCAGCTGGCCAATGCAAGCAAGAGCGTCCCCCAGTTATCCACGATCACGCCGCGCTGGCTCGTGCACCTGCTGCAATGGCTGCCCGTGGAAGCGGGTATCTACCGCCTCAATCGCGTGAAGAACCCAAAGGACGTGCGCGTGGCCTGCTCGCAGCGCGACGAGTCGGAACTGCCGCAAACCTTCGTCGACTATGACGAGCAGCCGCGCGAGTATTTTCTCAATGCCGTCAGCACGGTGCTCGACGTGCATACGCGCGTGTCGGACCTGTACAGCAGCCCGCACGACCAGATCAAGGAGCAGCTGCGCCTGACCATCGAGACGATCAAGGAGCGCCAGGAAAGCGAACTGATCAACAATCCCGATTACGGCCTGCTGGCCAGCGTGCACGACGACCAGCGCATTTTTACGCTGACGGGCGCGCCGACGCCGGACGACCTCGATGAACTGCTGACGAAAGTGTGGAAGGAACCGGGCTTCTTCCTCGCGCACCCGCTGGCGATTGCCGCCTTTGGCCGCGAATGCACGCGCCGCGGCGTGCCGCCGCCGACCGTCAGCCTGTTCGGTTCGCAGTTTTTGACGTGGCGCGGCGTGCCGCTGGTGCCGTCCGATAAACTGCCGATCGAAGACGGCAAGACGAAAATCATCTTGCTGCGCGCGGGCGAACAGCGCCAGGGCGTGATCGGCCTGTTCCAGCCTGGCCTGGCGGGCGAGCAAAGCCCGGGCCTGTCCGTGCGCTTCATGGGCATCAACCGCCACGCGATTTCGTCCTATCTGATTTCGCTGTATTGCTCATTGGCCGTGCTGACCGACGATGCGCTGGCCGTACTGGAAGACGTGGAGATCGGTAAATACCATGACTACCCAGACACCTACAAGTGA